One genomic window of Candidatus Methylomirabilota bacterium includes the following:
- a CDS encoding SDR family oxidoreductase, whose product MSIHLRGAVVVLTGASSGIGAATAVACGRQGMRVALAARRRDRLEHVAEEVRAAGGEARVVPTDVRDEAAVRALVDGTVEAWGRLDVLINNAGIGMLALVTQTSAAEFEALMRVNFLGAVYGVLAALPHMRRQRRGHIVNVASVVGKRASPFRAAYVASKFALVGFSEALRMELLEDGIHVTSVCPIGTATEFHDVEENRLGVSGRGGPIQSAEHVARGIVRALRRPRAEVHPYPLTRLLFLANDVAPSLVDRLLLALSPRARASSRLR is encoded by the coding sequence TTGAGCATCCACCTGCGCGGCGCCGTCGTCGTCCTGACCGGCGCCTCGAGTGGGATCGGGGCGGCGACGGCGGTCGCCTGCGGGCGTCAGGGGATGCGGGTGGCGCTGGCCGCGCGCCGGCGGGACCGGCTCGAGCACGTCGCCGAGGAGGTTCGGGCCGCCGGCGGCGAGGCGCGCGTCGTCCCGACCGATGTGCGGGACGAGGCGGCCGTTCGGGCGCTGGTCGACGGGACGGTGGAGGCCTGGGGCCGGCTCGACGTCCTCATCAACAACGCCGGCATCGGGATGCTCGCCCTCGTCACCCAGACGAGCGCCGCCGAGTTCGAAGCGCTCATGCGGGTCAACTTCCTGGGCGCCGTCTACGGCGTGCTGGCGGCGCTGCCCCACATGCGCCGTCAGCGCCGCGGCCACATCGTCAATGTCGCCTCCGTCGTCGGGAAGCGGGCCAGCCCCTTCCGGGCCGCCTACGTCGCCTCGAAATTCGCGCTGGTTGGGTTTTCCGAGGCCCTCCGGATGGAGCTCCTCGAGGACGGCATCCACGTGACCTCTGTCTGTCCCATCGGAACCGCGACCGAGTTCCACGACGTCGAGGAGAACCGGCTCGGGGTCTCCGGGCGCGGCGGTCCCATCCAGAGCGCCGAGCACGTGGCTCGCGGCATCGTCCGGGCGCTGCGCCGGCCGCGGGCCGAGGTGCACCCGTATCCGCTCACCCGTCTGCTCTTCCTGGCCAACGACGTCGCGCCGAGCCTCGTCGACCGGCTGCTCCTGGCCCTGAGCCCGCGGGCCCGAGCCTCGTCGCGCCTCCGCTGA